From the Desulfosarcina sp. BuS5 genome, one window contains:
- the lptE gene encoding LPS assembly lipoprotein LptE, giving the protein MFKGKKIVVVFIGLIIASCAYKFTGGGDLPGGVKSVYVKTLENRTSETGIENFLTDDIIYEFTRSGKAVITDEENSEAVLTGIVSSLAIGTVSRHNSDTSSQRRVRLAVDLKLAGNDGMIMWAMKGISEDETYAVSPDKPATENNKREAIKILSKKLAEKVYNRLTDNF; this is encoded by the coding sequence TTGTTTAAGGGAAAAAAAATTGTTGTTGTTTTTATTGGTCTGATTATTGCTTCTTGTGCATACAAGTTTACAGGAGGAGGGGACCTTCCTGGAGGGGTTAAAAGCGTATATGTGAAAACCCTTGAAAATAGAACATCTGAAACCGGAATCGAAAATTTTCTAACTGATGATATAATTTATGAATTTACAAGAAGCGGTAAAGCCGTAATAACAGACGAAGAAAACTCGGAAGCCGTACTCACAGGGATCGTAAGCTCCTTAGCAATAGGCACGGTCTCACGTCATAACAGCGATACATCCAGTCAAAGGCGGGTCAGGCTTGCTGTTGATTTAAAATTAGCCGGGAATGATGGAATGATAATGTGGGCCATGAAAGGGATATCGGAAGACGAAACCTATGCTGTTTCACCAGACAAGCCGGCAACTGAAAACAACAAGCGTGAAGCAATTAAGATTCTTTCAAAAAAACTCGCAGAGAAAGTCTATAATCGCCTGACAGATAATTTTTAG
- the rpsT gene encoding 30S ribosomal protein S20, translating into MANHKSAVKRAAQNEKKRLRNKSIKTRIKNVTKSVQLIIKDKSGDEVAAILTRAQSVIDNAAKKGVIHKNTAARKISRLYKLVNSNG; encoded by the coding sequence TTGGCTAATCATAAATCTGCTGTTAAACGCGCCGCTCAGAATGAAAAAAAACGCTTACGCAATAAAAGCATAAAAACCAGGATCAAAAATGTAACAAAAAGTGTTCAATTAATAATCAAAGACAAATCAGGGGATGAGGTTGCCGCAATCTTGACCAGGGCTCAGTCCGTGATTGATAATGCTGCAAAAAAAGGTGTTATTCATAAAAATACAGCTGCACGTAAAATATCCCGCCTTTACAAACTCGTTAACAGCAACGGATAG
- the serC gene encoding 3-phosphoserine/phosphohydroxythreonine transaminase — protein MKENRVYNFNAGPAALPLPVLEEIKNSFLNLNGSGMSVTEISHRSKWFDDIINDAVARTKRLLNLDDRFRVLFIQGGASMQFCMIPMNFLPKGKSADYVNTGTWSTKAIKEVEIQQKQINVAASSEDENFSYIPQDIQFNPDAAYIHITSNNTIKGTQWASFPETNDVPIISDMSSDMMSRPLDIDKFGLIYAGAQKNIGPAGVCMVIVREDMLELVPDNIPSMLKYTTYTEKNSMYNTPPCFVIYAIQLVLKWIEETIGGLGKMKQINEQKGKNIYSLLDNSSFYTGTAASGSRSLMNVTFRLPNEELEKRFIQEGIDNGFMGLKGHRSVGGCRASIYNATSIEAVEALVDFMKMFERKNG, from the coding sequence ATGAAAGAAAACAGAGTATATAATTTTAACGCCGGTCCTGCGGCTTTACCATTGCCGGTTCTTGAGGAAATAAAAAATTCATTTCTGAATCTCAACGGAAGCGGGATGTCTGTAACTGAAATAAGTCATAGATCGAAATGGTTCGATGATATAATTAATGATGCGGTGGCAAGAACGAAACGGCTGCTGAATCTTGATGACAGATTCAGAGTACTCTTTATCCAGGGAGGCGCAAGCATGCAGTTTTGCATGATACCAATGAATTTTCTCCCTAAAGGTAAATCCGCAGATTATGTCAATACCGGAACATGGTCGACAAAAGCTATTAAAGAAGTAGAAATACAGCAAAAACAAATTAATGTTGCCGCATCATCGGAAGATGAAAATTTTTCTTATATTCCCCAGGATATACAATTCAATCCGGATGCTGCATATATACACATCACTTCAAACAATACAATCAAAGGAACCCAGTGGGCATCCTTCCCTGAAACAAACGATGTTCCTATTATTTCAGATATGTCATCGGATATGATGAGCCGACCCCTGGATATTGATAAATTCGGGTTGATTTATGCCGGAGCCCAGAAAAATATCGGACCCGCCGGAGTCTGTATGGTTATAGTTCGAGAGGATATGCTGGAACTTGTTCCGGACAACATACCGTCAATGCTGAAATATACCACTTATACTGAAAAAAATTCCATGTATAATACTCCGCCATGTTTCGTAATCTATGCGATTCAACTTGTACTCAAGTGGATTGAAGAGACTATCGGCGGTCTCGGCAAAATGAAACAAATCAACGAACAAAAGGGAAAAAATATTTACAGCCTGCTGGATAACAGTTCCTTTTATACAGGAACCGCCGCATCCGGAAGTCGTTCATTAATGAATGTAACTTTCCGTCTTCCCAATGAGGAGCTGGAAAAAAGGTTTATCCAGGAAGGAATAGACAACGGGTTCATGGGACTCAAAGGACACCGCAGCGTAGGCGGCTGCAGGGCATCTATTTACAATGCTACCTCAATTGAAGCGGTTGAAGCGCTTGTTGACTTTATGAAGATGTTTGAAAGGAAGAACGGGTAG
- a CDS encoding IS4 family transposase, which translates to MDIFNIPKKNFNPQSHARFLKPLQKIFPDTPQLKSRGHRPLKMTFEDQLHALIFFHLQEHESARDLIQHLKEDDFAKECVAPDGGISRSSFSEIINSRGLEQLEYVFQALCSQAQNALPSNYSDLGELVSIDGSLIDAVLSMYWADYRKGAKKAKGHFGFDVNRKIPIKIHLTNGNGAERPFVRSILTKGQTGIMDRGYQSHKDFDLLQDEKKHFVCRIKAKTTRTIIKEQPVDPDSYIFYDAVVLLGTPGVNQTRKPVRLVGYKIAGVKYFVATDRYDLTAEQVATVYKLRWDIETFFKWWKKHLKVYHLIAHSRYGLMVQILAGLITYLLMAIYCHEQFNEPVSIKRIRQLRNTIQNELRTDEKNVWSNNLIIKEQMLYAKT; encoded by the coding sequence TTTTCCTGACACGCCACAGCTTAAATCCCGAGGTCACAGGCCATTGAAAATGACTTTTGAAGATCAGCTTCACGCACTGATATTTTTCCATCTACAAGAACATGAATCAGCTCGTGATCTTATTCAACACCTTAAAGAAGACGATTTTGCCAAAGAATGTGTCGCTCCAGATGGAGGGATCAGTCGTAGCAGTTTTTCCGAAATTATCAATTCTCGAGGGCTTGAACAGCTTGAATATGTTTTTCAAGCTCTTTGCAGCCAGGCACAAAATGCTTTACCATCAAATTATTCAGATCTCGGTGAACTCGTTTCCATTGATGGATCTTTAATTGATGCAGTTCTGTCCATGTACTGGGCTGATTACAGAAAAGGCGCTAAAAAAGCAAAAGGCCATTTCGGCTTTGATGTCAATCGCAAGATTCCTATAAAAATTCATCTGACAAATGGAAATGGCGCTGAACGCCCCTTTGTCAGGTCTATCCTTACAAAAGGCCAAACAGGAATCATGGATCGGGGGTATCAATCACATAAGGATTTTGATCTTCTTCAGGATGAAAAAAAACATTTTGTTTGCCGCATCAAAGCGAAAACAACAAGAACTATTATCAAAGAGCAGCCTGTTGATCCCGACAGCTATATTTTTTATGATGCTGTGGTTCTTCTTGGCACTCCTGGGGTAAACCAGACCAGAAAGCCGGTTCGACTGGTTGGTTATAAAATTGCCGGTGTCAAATATTTTGTGGCAACTGATCGTTATGATCTTACAGCCGAGCAGGTTGCAACCGTTTATAAGCTTAGATGGGATATCGAAACTTTTTTCAAATGGTGGAAGAAACATTTAAAAGTGTACCACTTGATTGCTCACAGTAGATATGGCCTGATGGTTCAAATCCTTGCGGGGTTAATAACCTACCTGCTTATGGCCATATACTGCCATGAACAGTTTAATGAACCTGTATCAATAAAGAGGATTCGTCAGCTTAGAAATACCATCCAGAACGAATTACGTACTGACGAAAAAAACGTATGGTCTAATAATCTGATTATCAAAGAGCAAATGCTATATGCAAAAACTTAA
- the leuS gene encoding leucine--tRNA ligase: MDEVYDHKAVELKWQTYWEKSNLFKTKEEPGKKKYYLLEMFPYPSGRIHIGHVRNYTIGDVVARYKRMCGFNVLHPMGWDAFGMPAENAAIANRTHPAAWTYDNIDSMRRELKRLGFSYDWDREIATCKPEYYKWEQWLFLRMYEKGMAYRKEALVNWCDSCQTVLANEQVEADMCWRCGEPVRQKKLWQWFFRITDFAEDLLVYCDKLPGWPEKVIAMQKNWIGKSLGTFIKFPIEDMDEHIPVFTTRPDTVFGATFMCLAPEHPLVKKLSNGTSYEESIDKFIARISRQDRSSRALENYEKEGVFTGAFCINPLSGRKMPVYTANFALMEYGTGAVMSVPAHDQRDFEFAKKYDLDIIIVVKPPDDDLEVSYMTEAFTGEGVMVNSGDFDGTNSRKAIDDISSFIEEKDLGKRTVNFRLRDWGISRQRYWGAPIPMVHCNKCGIVPVKDDDLPIILPEDVDLLEGGKSPLPELDYYARTKCPKCGSTDAHRETDTMDTFVESSWYFERYCSPDCSDLIFDKDAVDYWMPVDQYIGGVEHAILHLLYSRYYTRVLNELGLVKFKEPFTRLLTQGMVCKETFTCPEHGFLFPEEVNDKGAQPVCRKCDNHIIVGRVEKMSKSKKNVIDPNTLLEIYGADTTRLFCLFAAPPDRDLEWSEQGVEGGYRFLKRVWRIFVIIVDLIRDAVPFNGGVDEIEGEFLDLYRKTHHTIKKVTNDIQDRFHFNTAISAVMELVNRIYAIDNLSDKLRKNIINTGVMKFTLESAALMLSPIVPHFAEELWESLGHEESILLSSWPSYKEEVLVQDDILLVVQVNGKLRSRFNISKNAAEAVIKETALSDERVQKFIGDKHVKKVIIVKNKLVNIVV, from the coding sequence TCGGGCATGTCAGAAATTATACAATCGGGGATGTTGTTGCAAGATATAAAAGGATGTGTGGATTTAATGTTCTTCATCCCATGGGATGGGATGCTTTTGGCATGCCCGCCGAGAATGCCGCAATTGCAAACAGAACCCATCCGGCGGCCTGGACATATGATAATATAGATTCCATGCGCAGGGAATTGAAACGACTCGGTTTTTCATATGATTGGGACAGGGAAATAGCTACCTGTAAACCGGAATATTATAAGTGGGAGCAATGGCTCTTTTTAAGGATGTATGAAAAGGGAATGGCTTACAGGAAAGAGGCTCTCGTAAATTGGTGTGATTCATGTCAGACAGTGCTTGCCAATGAACAGGTTGAAGCCGATATGTGCTGGAGATGTGGTGAGCCTGTACGCCAGAAGAAGCTGTGGCAATGGTTTTTTCGTATAACGGATTTTGCCGAGGATCTACTGGTCTACTGCGATAAGCTTCCAGGATGGCCGGAGAAGGTTATTGCAATGCAGAAAAACTGGATCGGAAAGAGCCTGGGTACTTTTATTAAATTTCCGATCGAGGATATGGATGAGCATATACCTGTTTTTACAACCAGACCGGATACTGTTTTTGGAGCGACTTTTATGTGTCTCGCGCCGGAGCATCCGCTTGTCAAAAAGTTATCAAACGGTACCTCGTATGAGGAGAGCATCGATAAGTTTATAGCGCGTATATCCCGGCAGGACAGATCAAGCCGGGCACTGGAAAATTATGAAAAAGAAGGAGTCTTTACAGGAGCTTTTTGCATAAATCCTTTAAGCGGGAGAAAAATGCCGGTCTATACGGCTAATTTTGCACTTATGGAATATGGTACAGGCGCTGTTATGTCTGTCCCTGCGCATGATCAGCGTGATTTTGAATTCGCAAAAAAATATGACCTCGATATTATTATCGTAGTCAAACCGCCTGATGACGATCTTGAAGTCTCTTACATGACAGAGGCTTTTACAGGTGAAGGTGTGATGGTTAATTCAGGCGATTTTGACGGCACAAATAGTAGAAAAGCTATAGATGATATTTCATCGTTTATCGAAGAAAAGGATTTGGGAAAAAGAACTGTTAACTTCAGGTTAAGGGACTGGGGAATTTCCAGACAAAGGTATTGGGGGGCTCCTATTCCTATGGTGCATTGCAATAAATGCGGAATTGTTCCTGTTAAGGATGATGACCTTCCTATTATATTACCAGAAGATGTGGATCTTCTGGAAGGAGGGAAATCTCCTCTTCCAGAGCTCGATTATTATGCCAGGACCAAATGTCCGAAATGCGGCTCCACTGACGCGCACAGGGAGACGGATACCATGGATACCTTTGTTGAGTCTTCGTGGTATTTTGAACGTTACTGCAGCCCGGATTGTTCAGACCTAATCTTCGATAAAGATGCAGTCGATTACTGGATGCCTGTGGATCAATACATAGGAGGCGTCGAGCATGCAATTCTACATCTTTTATATTCCCGATATTATACTCGCGTGTTGAATGAGCTGGGTTTGGTAAAATTCAAGGAACCTTTTACCAGGTTGCTCACCCAGGGTATGGTGTGCAAAGAGACTTTTACATGCCCGGAACATGGTTTTCTTTTTCCGGAGGAAGTAAATGACAAGGGCGCTCAACCCGTATGCAGAAAATGCGACAACCACATTATTGTCGGCCGTGTTGAAAAGATGTCCAAATCAAAAAAAAATGTGATCGATCCTAATACTCTGCTCGAAATTTATGGCGCGGATACAACGAGACTCTTCTGCCTTTTTGCCGCGCCTCCCGATAGAGACCTGGAATGGAGCGAACAGGGTGTTGAAGGCGGTTATCGTTTTCTTAAACGTGTATGGCGTATTTTTGTTATAATCGTAGATCTGATCAGGGATGCGGTTCCTTTTAACGGCGGCGTTGATGAAATTGAGGGAGAATTTCTCGATTTATACAGGAAAACGCATCACACCATAAAAAAGGTTACGAACGATATTCAGGATAGATTCCATTTTAATACCGCAATAAGCGCTGTTATGGAGCTTGTCAACAGAATATACGCCATAGACAACCTGTCGGATAAATTAAGAAAAAACATTATCAATACCGGGGTGATGAAATTTACCCTGGAATCCGCAGCCCTTATGTTATCACCAATTGTTCCCCATTTTGCTGAAGAGCTTTGGGAGTCTTTAGGGCATGAAGAGAGTATTTTGTTAAGTTCATGGCCGTCATATAAGGAAGAAGTGCTTGTGCAGGATGACATTCTTCTGGTTGTACAGGTAAATGGTAAATTGAGAAGCAGATTCAATATTAGTAAAAATGCTGCTGAAGCAGTAATTAAGGAAACAGCGCTTTCAGATGAACGTGTTCAAAAATTTATTGGGGACAAGCATGTAAAAAAAGTTATTATTGTAAAAAATAAGCTTGTAAACATAGTCGTATAA